GCGCGCGTCCATCAGAACCACTCCGGCTTGAGCAGGGTCACCAGCAGGTAGACGAGCAGCAGCAGCGCCAGGGCGGCCCCCGTCCACAGCATCACGGTCATCGCGGCACCTCCGTCCGACGTTGACGGCGACCGCGCCGGATGGGCGCACGCCGACACCATCAGCGTAGGCGCTTCGGGATCAAAGCGGGGTCAAGACGGGGCGGGGGGGCGTCAAGAATGCGTCAAGGGGGCGGGACGCCCGTCCCGCCCACCGGGCGCCGCTCAACGCACCCGCGCCGGCAGGATGACCATCGTGCGGCCGCTCCACTGCAGGCGCTTCTGGATGGCGAAGGCCGTGTCGTTGTGCAGCAGGTGGTGGTACCACTGGTCGCGCTGGAAGATGACCTGACCGGCGAAGAACGTCACGTCGCGGAACTCGCGCGCGACCTCCAGGCAGAGCTTCTCGGCCTCGTCCACCACGTCGGTGCCCAGGGCGGTGCGGCCCACGGCGGGCAGGCCGATGCGCTCCGCCAGGTCGACGTACTTCGCCACCGTGGCGTCGGAGCGCGCCTGGAGCGCCTCGAGCGCGTCGGCCCCCTTGAACTCGCCGGTGTCCACGACGCCCACGCAGATCACGACCAGGTTGCGGTAGTGGCCCGCGAAAGCGCGCTTGATGGTCAGCAT
The bacterium DNA segment above includes these coding regions:
- the kdpF gene encoding K(+)-transporting ATPase subunit F; translation: MTVMLWTGAALALLLLVYLLVTLLKPEWF